CTGCCTCCCCGCGCATGTCCCGGGCGCCAGCGCAAGAAGCGGGCGGGGACGCCGGCCACGATGGCGAAGGGCGGGACGTCTTCCACCACCACCGCGCCCGCTCCCACGATAGCCCCCTTGCCCACGGTCACCCCGGGCAGGATGACGGCGTTGGTGCCGATGTCCGCCCCGGCACCGATGCGGACCCGCCTGATCTCGAGGTCAGTCTGGATGATGGGCACGTTGGCGGGCAGGCCGGTGTGCGCCGAGCCCAGCACCTTGGCTCCCGGTCCCCAGCCTACGTACTCCTCGATGACCAGGTCGCGGGCGTCCAGGAAGGCGTGCGGCCCGATCCAGGAGTGGTCGCCGATGACGCAGCGGCCGTCGAAGCGCCCCTGCACGTTGCACTGCGCGCCCAAGAAGACTCCGTTGCCGATCTCGAAGGTCTCCAGGTGCCGGAAGACCGCGCCGGAGCCGATGTGCACGCCGTGACCGAAGCGGCGGGCGCCGGCGCGCCAGATGGCGCGGCGCATCAGCAGCTCCAACTCCCCGTCGCCCACCGCGAAGCGGCCGTACAACTCCACCAGATGGCTCAGGTCATAGCGGGCGCGCAGGAAATCAGCCAGGCCCAGCTCGAAAGGAGCGTCGGGCACGACGCGACGCTTGCCGTGCACGGCTTTGACGATGCGGCTGTGGCGCTTAGAGGGCATGGACTCCTTGCTGCACCGCCGCCACCACTTCCTCGATCTGCGCCGGAGCCAATTCGGGATAGATGGGCAGCGAGAGCACCTCGCGCGCCAGCCGTTCCGCCACCGGAAAGTCGCCCGCCTTGTAGCCCAGGTCGGCGTAAGCGGGCTGCAGGTGCACGGGGATGGGATAATGGATGCCGGTCTGAACGCCCGCCGCCTGCAGCGACTTCTGCAGGGCGTCGCGCTGGGGCGAGCGCACCGCGTACACGTGGAAGACGTGGCGGGCGTAGGGCATCTCGGCCGGGGTCTGGACCTCGGAGCCGCGCAGCAGTTCCGTGTAGCGAGCGGCGCGGGCGCGGCGGGCCTCGGTCCACTCTTCCAGGTGGCGTAGCTTCACCCGCAGGATGGCGCCCTGCAGTCCCTCCATGCGGTAGTTGTAGCCGCGAAGCTGGTGGTGGTAGCGGCGCTCCTCGCCCCAGTTGCGCAGCAGGCGGACGGTGCGCGCGTGTTCGGAGTTGTTGGTCACCACCAGGCCGCCCTCCCCGTACGCGCCCAGGTTCTTGCCGGGATAGAAGCTGAAGCATGCCAGCTCGCCGAGAGGGCCGACGCGGCGGCGCTTGTATTCGGCGCCATGGGCCTGGCAGGCGTCTTCGATGACGGGCACGCCGCGGCGGCGGGCGATCTCGAAGATGGGATCCAGGTCGGCGGGCTGGCCGTAGAGGTGCACCGGGACGATGGCCTTGGTGCGCAGGGTCAGAGCGCGCTCCAGCCGGGCCGGGTCCAGGTTGAAGGAGTGTGGGTCGACGTCCACCAGCACGGCGCGGGCGCCGCTGTAGCCGATGGCGGCCACGGTGGCCACGAAGGTGAAGGGCGTGGTGACGACTTCGTCGCCGGGGCCGACGCCCAGGGCCAGCAGCGACAGGTGCAGGGCGCTGGTGCCGGAGTTGACGGCCACGGCGTGGGCGGCGCCGCAGTAAGCGGCGAACTCTTCTTCGAAGCGCGCCACCTCCTCGCCCAGCACGAACTGACAGCTCTCCAGCACGCGGGCGATGGCGGCGTCGATCTCCGGCTTGAGGGAGCGGTACTGGGCTTTGAGATCGAGGAAGGGGATCACGCCGTCACCTTGTCGCGGGCCAGCTCGACAGGGCGGCCGCGCTGGCTCATGGATTGGGTGGCGGCCTCCAGGATGCGCACCACGCGCAGGCCGGCGTCGCCGCCGGTGAGGGGCTGCTCCTGGCCGCGCACGCAGGCCAGGAAG
This genomic interval from Terriglobales bacterium contains the following:
- a CDS encoding acyltransferase, yielding MPSKRHSRIVKAVHGKRRVVPDAPFELGLADFLRARYDLSHLVELYGRFAVGDGELELLMRRAIWRAGARRFGHGVHIGSGAVFRHLETFEIGNGVFLGAQCNVQGRFDGRCVIGDHSWIGPHAFLDARDLVIEEYVGWGPGAKVLGSAHTGLPANVPIIQTDLEIRRVRIGAGADIGTNAVILPGVTVGKGAIVGAGAVVVEDVPPFAIVAGVPARFLRWRPGHARGGRNRR
- a CDS encoding DegT/DnrJ/EryC1/StrS family aminotransferase, which produces MIPFLDLKAQYRSLKPEIDAAIARVLESCQFVLGEEVARFEEEFAAYCGAAHAVAVNSGTSALHLSLLALGVGPGDEVVTTPFTFVATVAAIGYSGARAVLVDVDPHSFNLDPARLERALTLRTKAIVPVHLYGQPADLDPIFEIARRRGVPVIEDACQAHGAEYKRRRVGPLGELACFSFYPGKNLGAYGEGGLVVTNNSEHARTVRLLRNWGEERRYHHQLRGYNYRMEGLQGAILRVKLRHLEEWTEARRARAARYTELLRGSEVQTPAEMPYARHVFHVYAVRSPQRDALQKSLQAAGVQTGIHYPIPVHLQPAYADLGYKAGDFPVAERLAREVLSLPIYPELAPAQIEEVVAAVQQGVHAL